One Lepisosteus oculatus isolate fLepOcu1 chromosome 12, fLepOcu1.hap2, whole genome shotgun sequence genomic window, TGCAGCAGGTCCAGGCCGTGAGTGGGGTGACCGAGACCGGGTGCCTGAGATCAGCCCCCCTGAAACCCCATCTCTGCTGCTGTGCCAGCACCCCGGCAGTTTTCAAGGGGGGAGATGACGACAGTAACTGTAtaaaccccccccccacacacacagggcctGCGCTCTCCAGCACTCCTGCCCCGCGGTGTCAAGtgtctcctcctgctcctccatcTCTGCTGCCTTTtactctaataataataataataattgtttacaaagCACGTTCGATTCAAGTATTCAAGTACGAGTCCTGAGAGGAGCCAGCGGCGTTACCCATGAGGCAGTCACGTCAATGTAAGGAAGTCGCAAAGGTCAAGGGTCGCCAGCaggaaggaggaggagggagccGTTGCCACTGGGAGCAGGAGGTGCTGCCTTACATGGAGAGTGGCGGGGGGTGGAGGCTGGACCGAACTGCCCAGCTGGCTGTTCACTTTGGGGTCCTCGGGGCCCGGGACAGGGCACGTGTGTCCTGGGAGCTGGGGAACGTGGGATTGCAATGGCCGCAGCTAAAGGAGTGGAGCAGCTGCCCGGCTTGCCTGGACCAGACCGCAGCAGGAGGGGAGACCAGTCATCGCCGTAGGCAGACGGCCTCTTGTTCTCGGGAACACGCAGAGACAGACTAGTCGAGCTGAGGGGTGAGTGGTTAGAGACGCGGGGGCCGTGTCCGGTGCCTGAGCTGTTTTGTTCCGTCTGTCCGTCCGTCTAGTATGCAGCAACGATCTTGGTGCAGATGACATTGAGCACCTTGGACATGGCATCGTGTCCCTCTCCACCGTACTTCTCATTTATTACAGCCAGCACCTGGTCACACAGCACCTGAgacagcacagagagaggggttcatacacacacactgactggacactccagtacatgaacactgcactgagagagagaggggttaatacacacacactgactggacactccagtacattaacactgcactgagagagagaggggttaatacacacacactgactggcctGTCAGATGTCAATGTGTTGCTGGACACAGTGTCACACTCACCCGGAAGTTCTTGGAGTCCACCTTGAGCTGCGTTGCGTGTTTGGTGGCCAGTGGGGAGATGATGGCACTGAGCCCTGCGTCATTCTCCACCTGTGACATCATCTCATTCAGAGCCCCAAAAACTGTGCGCCCATGATTTCGCACTTGTGGGGATGCTTCCATGTCTGCAGCTGACCCCATCCCGGAGAAATGTCCAAAATATGACTTTGAGTCGGGGCTATTGATGAACATCCTGAAAGAAcaacagaggggttaatacagacacactgactggacactctagtacattaacactgcactgagagagagaggggttcatacagacacactgactggacactccagtacatgagcactgcactgagagagagaggggttcatacagacacactgactggacactccagtacatgaacactgcactgagagagagaggggttcatacagacactgactggacactccagtacatgaacactgcactgagagagagaggggttcatacagacacactgactggacactccagtacatgaacactgcactgagagagaggggttcatacagacacactgactggacactccagtacatgaacactgcactgagagagagagaggggttaatacagacacacagacaggtgctGTTGTTTCTTACTTGACCAGGGCTGCGGTGCCGTTGTCCTCGGCGCTGGCGTACAGTTTGCCCCAGATGGCCCTGGCGGCGGTGGCGTCCCCTGCAGATACGGCCATGGCTGTCGGCGCGGCGGGCGGGCGGGAGAGTGGCGTGCAGAGCGCTGGACCGGGAGCGAGCGAGAGGGAGAGGCGAGGCAGGCGATGGTGCTCTGCTCCCGGGACACAGGCTTATATCTGCTGGCCGGGGAGGGGGGGGCGCCTCCCCCCTGCGTGAGGAGGGGCCAGGCCGAGGGGGAGGGACGCCAGCCGAGCTCAGGACAGGACAGCCCCCACAGGTCAGACAGTACGAGCCGAGTCCCGAACAGCGCGCGCAGTCCAGTGGATCACAGTGCCGTCACACGCATACAGAATAACAGCACCGTATCCCACACAGCTTGTACAGCACGAGCGCAGCTTATTGTACCGCGGTCCAGTGGATCACAGTGTGTCAGGGCTCGGTACGGTATAGTACTACGCAGTCCAGCATCATGCCAACATGAAGACAGAATAACAGTGCAGTGCACGATAGCACAGTCTAGAATAATACAGCCCCGTAAACTTGTACACAGCAGCTAAGAGCCTTCTCCACTGCAGGGATGCAGGGGGGCCAGAGGCTATCCCAGCAAGGGACAGGgcacacgcacagacacactcactcacacaccagagccagttaaCCCAGTGTGGGACgcaaccggagcacctggagaacaGCCATGGGGACACGTGGGGGGaccatacagactc contains:
- the LOC138242077 gene encoding cytoglobin-like, which produces MAVSAGDATAARAIWGKLYASAEDNGTAALVKMFINSPDSKSYFGHFSGMGSAADMEASPQVRNHGRTVFGALNEMMSQVENDAGLSAIISPLATKHATQLKVDSKNFRVLCDQVLAVINEKYGGEGHDAMSKVLNVICTKIVAAY